A stretch of the Aspergillus puulaauensis MK2 DNA, chromosome 6, nearly complete sequence genome encodes the following:
- the TVP23 gene encoding DUF846 domain-containing protein (COG:U;~EggNog:ENOG410PK6X;~InterPro:IPR008564;~PFAM:PF05832;~TransMembrane:5 (i24-44o50-68i113-133o139-159i171-193o);~go_component: GO:0016021 - integral component of membrane [Evidence IEA]), producing the protein MEQQPLQPQPQQGDLNWRLSGHPITLLIFLGFRLGALLMYLFGVLFINNFILIFILTLLLLSADFYYLKNIAGRRLVGLRWWNEVNTTSGDSQWVFESADPNTRTITATDKRFFWLSLYVTPALWIALGILAIVRLNSVIWLTCIAIALVLTITNTTAFSRCDRFSQASTYANSAFGGAIVSNLAGGLMGRLFR; encoded by the exons ATGGAGCAGCAACCACTCCAACCGCAGCCCCAACAGGGAGATCTGAACTGGCGACTCAGCGGGCATCCCATCACGCTCCTCATATTCCTAGGCTTCCGTTTGGGTGCGCTGCTGATGTACTTGTTCGGTGTTCTCTTCATTAATAACTT CATCctgatcttcatcctcaccctgctcctcctctccgcgGACTTTTACTACCTCAAGAACATTGCCGGCCGCCGTCTCGTCGGTCTCCGCTGGTGGAACGAAGTCAACACCACCTCCGGCGACTCGCAGTGGGTCTTTGAGTCTGCGGACCCGAACACCCGCACCATCACCGCAACGGACAAGCGCTTCTTCTGGCTGAGTCTCTACGTGACTCCCGCTCTGTGGATTGCCCTGGGAATTCTGGCTATTGTTCGATTGAACAGTGTGATTTGGTTGACTTGCATTG CAATCGCCCTTGTGCTGACGATCACGAATACGACTGCATTCTCTCGATGCGACCGCTTCAGCCAGGCTTCGACGTACGCGAACAGCGCATTCGGTGGTGCAATTGTCAGCAATCTTGCCGGAGGCTTGATGGGGAGGCTCTTCCGCTAG
- a CDS encoding uncharacterized protein (COG:S;~EggNog:ENOG410PKEF;~InterPro:IPR036864,IPR007219,IPR001138;~PFAM:PF00172,PF04082;~TransMembrane:1 (o414-435i);~go_function: GO:0000981 - DNA-binding transcription factor activity, RNA polymerase II-specific [Evidence IEA];~go_function: GO:0003677 - DNA binding [Evidence IEA];~go_function: GO:0008270 - zinc ion binding [Evidence IEA];~go_process: GO:0006351 - transcription, DNA-templated [Evidence IEA];~go_process: GO:0006355 - regulation of transcription, DNA-templated [Evidence IEA]) — MCALHHGSAGPPFQTAGLPLRVRRSAVACITCRRRKIRCDVTISGTPCTNCRLDNDQCVTVNQKRPRKAKNAAVPSAQDSQALANRPLVTNTAPPPWSAIEYPVSVQENSSVHSAWPPLLSAETRWLPPNDVAYLTSQQALTLPKKAIIHTLLQYYFLHVHPCFPVVKESEFRDGSLHQTPFSLLVFRSMLFAAACHIPSQCVQDAGYASVAQLRYSLYKTAKSLYDFGVEKDPFHIAQATLLLAYHFDSTDPLCNATWLAIAVQHTRRTNALRENPQDHRRVSQSDIKRLWWCCVLRDRILALAPRRPLVITLDQFDPSKADYLTIDDVWEGESNFYSPPMRKVLYQVLISQCRLASILTPLVMSAEYSPDLVGPQVCINRERALGWQAYSRLSSWEKDYGALLGHEEANKNLAVAVNIHITSLFFIGALLAMLSRIAVLHLSDCRCTLSSPRLSDSAGREVYLRGIHSLVSKTNDEVQWFTSNHVLYFLPVSTRWLTLLQHALNILWLHGDDLDEQTVTSTSQPGTGTSTVLTSYTELDNDYSARFGLETLSQALPHLVRLTMSVYDSTSTVSSKEPQPQHQSRPPITQPNGSIDLTHLTPSEIIRLANISVRLSVAMDYASTIGDCRHFTFETLSSLLRRLDIHREPSDCSASSSTSSSGVAARAIPGAIPGERARPNMDIDPIGSGSGSESPPQMQYTIPGVVDAATPSSSSGSQHSRYALSPPPLLGLPLSLHGSGPGVDITGAAGTTCDGGDANADVDAVPGEDGGGGGGGATSLERFGATATTEMAGHSMQEWASELEEFLGPLFGL, encoded by the exons ATGTGCGCCCTGCACCATGGGAGCGCAGGCCCTCCCTTCCAGACCGCTGGCTTGCCTCTCCGTGTCCGCCGCTCTGCCGTCGCCTGTATCACCTGTCGTCGGCGCAAGATCCGCTGCGATGTGACCATCAGTGGAACGCCCTGTACGAACTGCCGACTCGATAACGATCAGTGTGTTACGGTGAATCAGAAGCGCCCGCGGAAGGCGAAGAATGCGGCTGTGCCCTCTGCGCAGGACAGCCAGGCATTAGCCAACCGTCCTCTTGTAACCAACACAGCACCTCCTCCGTGGTCAGCGATAGAGTATCCTGTCAGTGTTCAGGAGAACAGTTCAGTTCACAGTGCCTGGCCGCCTCTTCTCTCTGCAGAGACGAGATGGCTCCCTCCAAACGACGTAGCATACCTGACCAGCCAGCAAGCACTCACTCTCCCCAAGAAGGCGATCATCCACACCCTGCTGCAGTACTATTTCCTCCATGTTCACCCGTGCTTTCCTGTTGTCAAGGAGAGCGAATTCCGCGATGGCAGTCTCCATCAAACGCCCTTTTCGTTGTTGGTCTTCCGGTCAATGCTCTTCGCTGCAGCTTGC CACATTCCTTCTCAGTGCGTCCAGGATGCCGGATATGCTTCCGTTGCGCAGCTGAGGTACTCGCTTTATAAAACAGCCAAG TCGTTGTATGATTTTGGAGTAGAAAAAGATCCATTCCATATTGCACAGGCGACACTGCTGCTTGCGTACCATTTCGACTCTACAGACCCTCTTTGCAACGCGACATGGCTGGCCATCGCAGTGCAGCATACGCGGCGAACGAACGCTCTCCGAGAGAACCCGCAGGATCACCGTCGAGTAAGTCAGTCTGATATCAAGCGTCTATGGTGGTGCTGCGTTCTGCGAGACCGCATCCTGGCCCTCGCGCCCCGTCGCCCGCTTGTTATCACTCTCGATCAATTCGACCCTTCAAAGGCAGACTACTTAACTATAGACGATGTTTGGGAGGGGGAGTCCAACTTCTATAGCCCTCCTATGAGGAAAGTCCTCTACCAAGTCCTGATCAGCCAATGCCGGCTTGCCTCTATATTAACGCCCTTGGTCATGTCTGCAGAGTACTCGCCCGACCTTGTAGGACCGCAGGTCTGTATAAACAGGGAGAGGGCCCTCGGCTGGCAAGCATATTCACGACTCTCCTCCTGGGAGAAGGACTATGGCGCCTTGTTAGGGCACGAAGAGGCCAACAAGAACCTGGCGGTGGCagtcaacatccacatcactTCCTTATTCTTCAT AGGAGCCCTCCTAGCCATGTTGAGCCGCATCGCTGTGCTCCATCTCTCCGACTGCCGCTGCACTCTGTCCTCCCCCAGACTGAGTGACTCGGCCGGCCGCGAGGTGTATCTACGCGGCATCCACAGCCTGGTCTCAAAAACAAACGACGAAGTGCAGTGGTTCACCTCGAATCACGTCCTTTACTTCCTCCCCGTCAGCACCAGATGgctcaccctcctccagcacGCCCTGAACATCCTCTGGCTCCACGgcgacgacctcgacgaaCAGACAGTCACTTCCACCTCCCAACCAGGCACCGGCACATCTACCGTCCTCACCTCCTACACAGAGCTAGACAATGACTACAGCGCACGCTTCGGCCTAGAGACCCTCTCCCAGGCTCTTCCTCACCTCGTCAGACTCACAATGTCAGTCTACGACAGCACCTCCACCGTCTCCTCGAAAGaaccccaaccccaacatcaaTCCCGACCACCAATCACCCAACCAAACGGCTCCATCGACCTAACCCACCTCACCCCATCAGAAATCATCCGGCTAGCCAACATCTCCGTCCGCCTCTCCGTCGCAATGGACTACGCCTCCACAATCGGCGACTGTCGCCACTTCACCTTCGAaactctctcctccctcctccgccgtcttGACATCCATCGAGAGCCGAGTGACTGCTCCGCATCGTCATCGACGTCGTCATCTGGAGTAGCTGCAAGGGCAATACCAGGAGCAATaccaggagaaagagcaAGACCAAATATGGATATAGACCCcattggatctggatctggatctgaatCTCCCCCGCAAATGCAGTATACGATTCCAGGAGTTGTAGACGCAGCAACGCCGAGTTCCTCGAGTGGCTCTCAGCACTCGCGGTATGCgctctctccgccgccgcttcTCGGTTTACCGTTGTCTTTGCATGGTTCTGGGCCTGGGGTTGATATCACTGGTGCGGCAGGGACAACCTGTGATGGCGGAGATGCAAATGCAGATGTAGATGCAGTACCAGgtgaagatggtggtggtggtggtggtggtgcaacTTCGTTGGAAAGATTCGGGGCTACTGCTACGACGGAAATGGCGGGCCATTCTATGCAGGAGTGGGCGAGTGAGTTGGAGGAGTTTTTGGGGCCTTTGTTTGGTCTTTAA
- a CDS encoding MFS transporter (COG:G;~EggNog:ENOG410PK2N;~InterPro:IPR020846,IPR011701,IPR036259;~PFAM:PF07690;~TransMembrane:12 (i50-68o88-105i117-136o142-164i176-194o206-225i268-292o312-331i356-375o387-408i429-447o453-470i);~go_function: GO:0022857 - transmembrane transporter activity [Evidence IEA];~go_process: GO:0055085 - transmembrane transport [Evidence IEA]) yields the protein MITDEEQQCDKELSRSGVIQQQVIESTGLSTWKDDPRNPYHWPPAKKNSIFFVLLMTILNSCIGSSLPSNGIPFITKEFGVGSQSQKALPNSCYLIGYVFGPLVWAPMSEQQGRRCLTIGTFFLFTIFTMACGLSRNWATLLVLRLLAGIFASGPIAVVTGVLADIFQDARTRGRAVALYMVATSFGPLLGPIISGFASPKLGWQWSFWIATMLAAATLLPLLFLPETHGKLLREKYHGPDSSAPQTRQKGDRRKYVKTVLLRPLHMLIFEPIVTASSAYLALVYGIFYMSFQAYPIIFQNIYKMSPGICGLAYLPIGAGCLLFLPVFWLYDNYLLHLERVGNTWYLKNREGCRRLPLACLGGPLFAASLFWLGWSASERIPFAAPMLAGVPFGFGFICIFIALLNVLTDSYEIYAASANAASSCSRSLLGTVLPLATTPMFTNLGVPGACSLLGGLSALMSVIPFIFIWKGKEIRQRSKFCNMLQEEKNRAQLG from the exons ATGATTACAGACGAGGAACAACAGTGTGACAAGGAGCTGTCTCGGTCTGGGGTCATTCAGCAACAGGTTATAGAATCTACAGGCCTATCGACGTGGAAAGATGATCCTCGCAATCCATACCACTGGCCACCG gcaaagaagaactCGATCTTTTTCGTGCTGTTGATGACCATCTTGAACAGTTGCATCGGAAGCTCTCTGCCCAGTAATGGGATTCCCTTTATAACGAAAGAATTCGGCGTCGGGTCGCAGTCGCAAAAGGCCCTGCCCAATTCTTGTTACTTGATAG GCTATGTTTTCG GGCCTCTTGTATGGGCTCCCATGAGTGAGCAACAAGGCCGCCGGTGCCTCACCATAGGGACATTCTTCCTGTTCACAATATTCACAATGGCATGCGGTCTATCCAGGAACTGGGCCACTCTTCTAGTACTGAGACTCCTAGCTGGCATTTTCGCTAGTGGGCCCATTGCCGTCGTGACCGGTGTGCTCGCAGACATTTTCCAAGATGCCAGAACTCGAGGGCGCGCAGTGGCACTTTATATGGTG GCCACCTCATTTGGACCACTACTGGGCCCTATCATATCAGGCTTTGCATCTCCGAAACTAGGCTGGCAATGGTCCTTCTGGATAGCTACAATGCTGGCTGCAGCAACACTGCTCCcactcctcttccttccagaAACACACGGGAAACTGCTTCGCGAGAAATATCATGGACCTGACAGCTCCGCACCCCAGACCAGACAGAAAGGCGACAGACGAAAGTATGTAAAAACCGTCCTGCTACGCCCGCTCCACATGCTCATCTTTGAGCCCATCGTTACCGCCTCATCCGCCTACCTGGCTCTCGTCTACGGCATTTTCTACATGTCCTTCCAAGCATACCCCATAATCTTCCAAAACATCTACAAAATGTCCCCCGGGATCTGCGGCCTCGCGTACCTCCCCATCGGCGCTGGATGCCTCCTTTTCCTCCCCGTCTTCTGGCTCTACGATAACTACCTCCTCCACTTAGAGCGCGTGGGCAATACATGGTATCTCAAGAATAGGGAAGGATGCCGACGGCTTCCACTCGCTTGTCTTGGAGGCCCCCTATTTGCAGCTTCGCTCTTttggctgggctggtcaGCGAGTGAGAGGATTCCATTTGCAGCGCCCATGCTCGCTGGGGTGCCGTTTGGATTTGGGTTTATCTGTATTTTTATTGCTTTGTT GAACGTTCTCACAGACTCATACGAAATTTACGCTGCGTCCGCAAATGCTGCTTCCAGCTGCTCGCGCAGTCTCCTGGGGAcggttcttcctcttgctaCGACGCCGATGTTCACCAACCTCGGGGTCCCTGGTGCTTGCAGTCTGCTTGGTGGGCTCAGCGCGCTTATGTCTGTGATTCcgtttatttttatttggaaggggaaggaaaTTAGACAGCGGTCGAAGTTCTGTAATATGCtgcaggaagagaaaaatagAGCTCAGCTAGGTTAA
- a CDS encoding HpcH/HpaI aldolase/citrate lyase family protein (COG:G;~EggNog:ENOG410PHU5;~InterPro:IPR015813,IPR005000,IPR040442,IPR011206;~PFAM:PF03328;~go_function: GO:0003824 - catalytic activity [Evidence IEA]), giving the protein MAARNTLRRALLYIPGSSQRFIDKSRSLTADCVAYDLEDSVTPHKKAEARSLVRRALDEPAPTSIRERAVRINSVDSGLALADLTEVLKSPNLSTIVIPKVNSASDLTFVNDVINHTLSQQAQSQERTPISLLALVESAKSLTNLTQITSATPLLQGLIFAAEDFALDLSLTRTPALTEFLFARSAIATAARAANLPSTIDLVCTNYKSSEVLEEECRSGRGLGFNGKQCIHPSQVETAQQIYGPDEEEVTWAVRVVIADEKAAKQGRGAWTLDGKMIDVPVAEKAKAIVKKADQCGVDVNGLRGKWSGQEPE; this is encoded by the exons ATGGCCGCGAGAAACACTCTTCGCCGCGCCCTTCTTTACA TCCCCGGCTCGTCGCAGCGCTTCATCGACAAGTCGCGCTCTCTCACAGCCGACTGTGTCGCCTACGATCTCGAAGATAGCGTCACTCCACACAAGAAAGCCGAAGCTCGCTCACTCGTGCGGAGAGCTCTTGATGAGCCCGCACCGACAAGCATCCGCGAACGCGCCGTGCGCATCAACTCTGTCGACAGCGGCCTCGCTCTCGCAGACCTAACTGAAGTC CTTAAATCCCCCAACCTCTCTACAATCGTGATCCCCAAAGTCAACTCCGCCTCAGACCTCACCTTCGTCAACGACGTAATCAACCACACCCTCTCCCAACAAGCCCAATCCCAAGAAAGGACGCCAATCTCCCTTCTTGCTCTCGTTGAGTCTGCAAAATCCCTCACAAACCTCACCCAAATCACCTCTGCAACGCCCCTCCTACAAGGCCTCATCTTCGCAGCGGAAGATTTCGCGCTCGACCTCAGCCTCACCCGTACCCCAGCCCTGACTGAATTCCTCTTCGCGCGCTCCGCAATTGCCACTGCCGCCCGGGCTGCGAACCTCCCCTCCACGATCGACCTCGTCTGTACAAACTACAAATCGTCCGAGGTCTTGGAGGAAGAATGCCGCAGCGGTCGAGGTCTGGGGTTTAACGGGAAGCAGTGTATCCACCCGTCGCAAGTTGAGACAGCCCAGCAAATCTACGGTCctgacgaggaagaagtcacCTGGGCTGTGAGAGTTGTGATTGCCGACGAGAAGGCCGCAAAGCAAGGGAGGGGTGCGTGGACACTTGATGGCAAGATGATCGATGTTCCTGTAgcggagaaggcgaaggcgattGTGAAGAAGGCTGATCAGTGTGGGGTTGATGTTAACGGCTTGAGGGGGAAATGGAGTGGACAGGAGCCTGAGTAG